TTCAGAAGCATTTATCCCTGCAACCACGCACACGTTCAGATCCCCACCTACCTGCATCTCTATCCGCCcgttcatgcatatacaagCTCCACGGACAGGGGAACGCTGCACCGCCGATCGTCACGGATGTGTACGTCGGCTCTTTTCTGTTCGAACGTTCAAGACATCTGTTTAAGGGACGAGAAATCTGACAAGCATTCGTCGATGCTtgtggagacaaaacgacaACGCGGTTCGACAAAGGCCCAGCAGACCAACAGGTTCTCACCTCtacgtcctcttcgtcctcctctgcACCTTTCTTTTTgcggacgacgaagaagcactTGCTGCGCTCTCCAGATTGGCTATCGCGTTTGTCGTGGAGGCCGACTTTGATGCCAACGACTTCTCGGTCGCGGCCGCCCTTCTTGATGTACGCTTTTGGGTGGTAGTCCAGGAGACCTTTGACTGCTTTTTCGGCTGCCGAGTTAGGTTTTAGCGCCTGGTCTACGGGCGTCTTCTGGAGAAATTCTGCCATGCACATGCGCAGGTGTTCGACGCTCTTGAAGGGGATGCCTCCGAGCGACAGCGGCAGTGCAGCCAGTTGCCTTCTCAGCGTCTGCAGATCTTTTTCGCGAGCGGTTCGAATCCTGGGTGGAAGCTAAAGGAAACACACaaggcacagagaaagaacatcGCCAACATGGGGTCGAGGTCGAGAGCCGTGGACGGACAAGTGAGGGCGAAACGCGAAACGAACGgcgcagaaaaagacgaagaactgcGTCGATCGACACGCCTGTTCTAGAAGGTGGCAACGAAGACGACAGGCAAAAAACAATGCCGATCAAAACGCCAGGTGGTGTAAAATAACatgccttcgccttcgagaGCCTCCCGTTCGtctgtcgcatgcagcttcCTGAATTCCGATCGCATTGCTGCTTCTCTAACGGTATGTTAAACGCGAGCAAATGCACAATAAAACAGTTCCACTGAAATATATATCTAGACACCAACGGGATGCAAGTAATTATTTGGAGTCAATGTCAGACACTTTGACACCAACACAGGCAGAAGAGCACCGAATTATTTACCCTGGGAACTGTGCTCACCTCAATGAAACCACAAAAGGTCGCCCGACACGCACTCCCAACGAGCAAGGTGAAAATCACGATATTATCGTACAGCTTGTAGACATGTTGGCTTCCCTGACATACGACCCCTCAGACAACTGAAGCGACACATCGCCATGTGCAACGCAGAATCCCTAGGTTTCGAGAATCTGCCTCGTTCTGAAAAGTGTAAACTACGAGCCTTCTTGTAGACAAACACCCAGTGGCTTCAGTAAAGATGgaaaagaggggaaggcACAGATCTGCGGACTCACATCTTGGACGCAAAGGCGAACCTCCTGGTCAGTCAAAATGTatgcctctgcctcgccgtCACCGAGAGGAATTTTGATCGGCTGCATCTTCTGGAGAGTTTCGCGATCGTCCTCAAACGAGCCCAGATACACCCAGCACCGCCGCGTCTTCTTgtcagcggagacagacacctCCTCGATTTTCGAAACGAACTTCACGAAGACCTAAAACAGAGTCACGTTCCACACGGCCATCCGCAAACGGGTGGCAAAAAAGCAGCCAACGATTCCGCTTCGCCTCGACAAGCGCGCGCAGTCTCTGTCTTGCGAGATGTTCCTCGCCGCACTCCGTCTTGTGGCCACAAGCACACAATGGAAGGGTGGATTTCAGAACCTGGTCTGTAACGGCTGTTTAGGCTCTGAAAACGACATCACCCCAAGTCCCCGACTAGATGCGCTTGAAGAGGAAGGTCTCAAGCTCTACAACTAAATACATCAGGCGAGTTCGTTTGACCCCATCCATTAGTGAGGCATAAGAGAGCAGCTCATCTGCCCTACAAGATGTATTCGGCCTGTGGACTAGCACTACTTCTCCTCACAAAACAGACCCCACCGTGCATTCAATGAATCCCCCATCCACAGGTTGCATTTAGAGTCTACAAACATCCGCATGCAAGCGTGTGCCTGTGCAGGAACACATGCGTACTCGACGGGGTTCTCTTTCAAGCAGTAAACTCTGTTTAGGCACTTGGATAATTTCTTCAACCCCCAACACATTGAACTCTGCAAGAAAACTTTTACAGGCAGCCATGTCGATCTGCAGGAGCCTACCTCCCCGGGGAGAGTCTCCTTGATGGCGTCCTTGACTTGTTGCCACTGTTGCACGCTTTCTGGAATGTCGCATAACTTGAGGAAAAcgctgaaaagaaaaaccgCAAAGATACAGATGAGCAATCCGATACGTCGCATTCTGCCAATGAAAAAAAATGTTTTCAAGCGTAGAGCTTTTCATCTCGTCAGTCCGTTGTTTCGTGTTGTGCAGTTAGACTCTTGGAGAAGCCCAAAAATGCTGGAAACTGCTACATGGGCACTTTAGTGGAAATGACGTCTTTTGCGCGTGAGAGTTTGCCCCTGCGACCGACACATGCCGCGAGAACAATTCTCGAGAATGCCACAACCGTCATTCTTCCTACTTGCcagaagaggcaagaaaTAAACAGGTCGAAACTAGAAACGGTGCTTAACGAACGTCGCTGAAACAATGAGACTGTGCACATTCAGCAGACGCCACTCCGGAGACATGTGAACAGTAACACACCGGTAACTCGAGACAGACACATCCACAGAGATTCGCGCCAAAAACAGACAAACCCACATCGACCTGCTTCACAGATGTAGTCTACACAGCCCGTACCACTTAAatatatccatatacatatgtattcACACATataccatatatatatatatatatccgtttttgcatgcagatgtagACCCATGTAGACATGGATGTAGGCATCAGAAGAACTTTGTCGATGTGGAAGTGACGAGAGGGCGTGACCCGCAGTGTGATGATACTTTTCTATTTATACAAATATCTATATCCAcgtatgtataaatatatagatGTGTGCATGCTGGCTCGTCTGTGGGGTTCTTTGTAGATGCGAAGAGTGGGAGAACTCTTTCCATGTAGCAAGAACGTACCCAGCAGCGTGAGGGTCTCTGCCAACTCCTTGGGGGAGTCTGGAGGCTCCACCACTGCCGTCTTCCCTgcgggcgcatgcagttcgctGGGGTCTTTCTTGGAGTTCCGGAAGAGGCGTCTCGCGGTAAAGCAGCGTCGttccgtctgcctcttccttcaCTTTCACGGCCACTGAATCTGCGATGGCCGCCAGGATCTCTGCCTTGGTCAGATTCAGAGACTTGATTCGCGGGCTGCTCAGCACGAAGCGCAGATCCAGAGACTCCTgggacagaaacagaaggcggGAGGCAGCGC
This Toxoplasma gondii ME49 chromosome VIII, whole genome shotgun sequence DNA region includes the following protein-coding sequences:
- a CDS encoding hypothetical protein (encoded by transcript TGME49_268950); the encoded protein is MATPEANAAAAAAPVEQNAVGSADQGKDSQPEMTPEKHEGKNVCNEEKELSRKRKRGGHEDSFFPKKREEMTPEQLKQRIKRQVEYYLSDESLAYDAFFQSKMREAAQQGKGESLDLRFVLSSPRIKSLNLTKAEILAAIADSVAVKVKEEADGTTLLYRETPLPELQERPQRTACARREDGSGGASRLPQGVGRDPHAAGVFLKLCDIPESVQQWQQVKDAIKETLPGEVFVKFVSKIEEVSVSADKKTRRCWVYLGSFEDDRETLQKMQPIKIPLGDGEAEAYILTDQEVRLCVQDLPPRIRTAREKDLQTLRRQLAALPLSLGGIPFKSVEHLRMCMAEFLQKTPVDQALKPNSAAEKAVKGLLDYHPKAYIKKGGRDREVVGIKVGLHDKRDSQSGERSKCFFVVRKKKGAEEDEEDVEDFSVSKCISELAKDPPCEAEELNKLLRKRYESVAQQRAHAAEQAQKRRKIREEAARVTGAATAVAESSETSEKDEKQGAESNKNNDGPVAEPAATAPKEGQTAAEDSAQIAEAKVESQTA